A single genomic interval of Ramlibacter sp. harbors:
- a CDS encoding tape measure protein yields the protein MADRVISIRITSDGKAFVVDQAANADALAKTGRAAEDAGRKTETMGGKVSRAGKEAKEAANGSDRLAEAVKRVGHYASGLLGVGLFAGWAGQVIQAVDAVSTLESRLKLVTAQESAVRRLRGELYQVAQETRSAMNELGNTYATLAKNGQALGYTQERLLVVSKAVGQALAIGGGSAQGQSAALVQLSQGLASGTLRGEELNSVLEQTPRLAQAIADGMGITVGQLRAYGQEGKISALAVLEALEKSAGKLDSEFARVKPTISSAYQVGVNAAQNFIGKVDEATDASARLAGAIIKVADGVDALGRVVENNKAAVGIIAGTIGGAAAVTSIVAIASGVAKVASAVTAVGVALTANPAVAILLGVGVGVGALASAASTYNKTARGLEETITALEEANVRSEAAFQRAAGRQAAQDNISRVMAERRQQIALLRGELATLDGSANAVEARRLSGSATTAPFPGAKPLEEVNKYVKLRNDIINEGNQQAVELAKAYENRIAVATSQDQIEALRKEQAARLIALDKQTKKQLSDFDKAQSKDATEAHQKSIDAKVAAVQSGYRLEQLAVADGIDAVDSLRKQDLISEQTAVERKRDLKIQEIDAHAASVSAELALVKTKKDSLKEQAALDGQLKELAAQRVNVAKKAERDLQELAAQPQIALLQSTRQATQAIYDQVVAQEAQNTAFGKAKYELVNLTIAQLDKSIADLEATDNVIPGYIEALERQREAHVRLRDAIAKGESLDAGKRTVEEQKKAAEASVQIWRQKSGEITDALIGGFSSVKSWIQREFGNLVLRPFISPIAEATSSFLGYGGKAVNAAGVANNGYSLWSNYFGSGATAPGGAYYNFATSGFGQSIGLSNAAPIIGNNISAYAPAGTQLAGAGSAASGFAGAAASAGAIAIIVSAAIDMYRDTKGEKRSGGAYGYDASTGRTSFLSGPSGGDPAADANQLLIGGVGAGINATLAAIGSNVRLASFQGAYETSDVGRGGVYSGGRLSNGVAFGESGEGTNYGWTSPFDSKYQQWNNSINPTLLALTGFTGRENDMSGTPEDLAVDVQRSLIEVIQASVNLIPTIVAEQYTVTGAVSNGQTGENQVYTPGDITATRYLRKYDEATKAAIREAGTLPKRIADLVLDFDPELASAEAVTDVATKIGTLTSNVTAFRQIVNSSLVPVQQLKDASFDMAASLIEQSGSAEKFASDWSSFIANYYTDAEKSAASLEAVTQAMTELGYGSITTREEFREAYLAIDKTTEAGAKLSAQLLALNPAFAATHNTVDALKERLKGLNDAASLFFAGVDAQAQTATLSSDATAGIDKFLGSVSQSADSVARQQIASANAAVEAAREAANQWRSAQATIESAIKSIRDEGLQLATPQASYAYTKANLAQQTTAALNGDAGAADAVADAAKEFIAASASKSVDRIEYLRDRALAQIQLTSVLDKAKAQVTVQEAIAAAGEQTVAQLEALNVNLTGFAGQVYELLSKGYAGADRDTATAAADKLAKATTDFAYWFSTMSEGDVTTGGQWGSGKWTRLGGDMASYMGADGSTTYLRATDTILEAAKRSPELRAIWEQQYGLRLPSYSGGSAGLPSDGPVMAHKGEKIIDPMSSAILNRYGIQVRTTGGGGDDGALLVEFRAMRLAYEADKKEREQMAKDLKEVRETLDWLMRNGWAVYTQPGQLVRTEAA from the coding sequence GTGGCAGATCGCGTCATCTCAATCAGGATCACCTCGGACGGTAAAGCGTTCGTGGTGGACCAGGCCGCGAACGCTGACGCTTTGGCCAAGACCGGCCGCGCGGCGGAAGACGCCGGCCGCAAGACCGAGACGATGGGCGGCAAGGTCAGCCGCGCGGGCAAGGAGGCCAAGGAGGCGGCCAACGGCTCAGATCGCCTGGCCGAGGCCGTCAAGCGGGTGGGTCACTACGCCAGCGGCTTGCTGGGTGTGGGCTTGTTTGCCGGCTGGGCTGGCCAGGTCATCCAGGCCGTGGACGCGGTCTCGACCCTGGAATCGCGGCTCAAGTTAGTTACAGCCCAAGAGTCAGCGGTGCGCCGGCTGCGCGGCGAGCTGTACCAGGTGGCGCAGGAAACCCGCTCGGCGATGAACGAGCTGGGCAACACCTACGCCACGCTGGCCAAGAACGGCCAGGCCCTGGGCTACACCCAGGAGCGCCTGCTGGTGGTCAGCAAGGCGGTGGGCCAGGCCCTGGCGATCGGCGGCGGCTCGGCGCAGGGCCAGTCGGCCGCGCTGGTGCAGTTGAGCCAGGGCCTGGCCAGCGGCACGCTGCGCGGCGAAGAGCTGAATTCCGTGCTGGAACAAACGCCCCGCCTGGCTCAAGCGATCGCGGACGGCATGGGCATCACCGTGGGCCAGCTGCGGGCCTATGGGCAAGAGGGCAAGATCTCGGCGCTGGCCGTGCTCGAAGCCCTGGAAAAGAGCGCTGGCAAGCTGGACAGCGAATTTGCCCGCGTCAAGCCGACGATCAGCTCCGCCTACCAGGTGGGCGTGAACGCGGCGCAGAACTTCATTGGCAAGGTTGACGAGGCGACTGACGCGAGCGCGCGGTTGGCTGGCGCGATCATCAAGGTGGCTGACGGGGTTGATGCCTTGGGCAGGGTTGTCGAGAACAACAAGGCAGCAGTCGGCATCATCGCGGGCACCATTGGTGGGGCGGCGGCCGTCACCTCGATCGTCGCCATTGCTTCAGGCGTCGCCAAAGTAGCGAGCGCGGTCACCGCCGTTGGAGTGGCCCTGACGGCCAATCCTGCAGTGGCAATTCTGTTGGGCGTGGGCGTGGGCGTGGGCGCGCTCGCGTCTGCGGCTTCGACCTACAACAAGACTGCCAGAGGTCTTGAAGAAACGATCACGGCCCTGGAAGAGGCCAATGTCCGCTCGGAAGCGGCATTCCAGCGCGCTGCGGGGCGGCAAGCCGCCCAAGACAACATCTCGCGCGTGATGGCCGAGCGGCGCCAGCAGATTGCCTTGCTGCGCGGCGAGCTGGCCACGCTGGACGGCAGCGCCAACGCAGTGGAAGCGCGGCGCCTGTCCGGCAGCGCGACGACGGCACCCTTCCCTGGCGCGAAGCCGCTTGAGGAGGTGAACAAGTACGTCAAGCTGCGCAACGACATCATCAACGAGGGCAACCAGCAGGCGGTGGAGCTGGCCAAGGCGTACGAGAACCGCATCGCCGTCGCCACGTCGCAAGACCAGATCGAGGCCTTGCGCAAGGAGCAGGCGGCGCGGCTGATCGCTCTGGACAAGCAGACGAAGAAGCAGCTCTCGGACTTTGACAAGGCACAGTCCAAGGACGCCACGGAGGCACACCAGAAGTCCATCGACGCCAAGGTGGCGGCGGTGCAATCGGGCTACCGGCTTGAGCAGCTGGCGGTGGCTGACGGCATTGACGCGGTGGACAGCCTGCGCAAGCAGGATCTGATCAGTGAGCAGACCGCCGTCGAGCGCAAGCGGGATCTGAAGATCCAGGAGATCGACGCGCACGCCGCGTCAGTGAGCGCCGAACTGGCGCTGGTCAAGACCAAGAAGGACTCGCTCAAGGAGCAGGCGGCACTGGACGGTCAGTTGAAGGAGCTGGCCGCCCAGCGGGTGAACGTGGCCAAAAAGGCCGAGCGCGACCTGCAGGAGCTGGCCGCGCAGCCACAGATTGCCCTGCTGCAGAGCACGCGCCAGGCGACGCAGGCCATCTACGACCAGGTCGTGGCCCAGGAGGCGCAGAACACGGCGTTTGGCAAGGCCAAGTACGAGCTGGTGAATTTGACCATCGCCCAGCTGGACAAGTCCATTGCCGACCTTGAGGCCACGGACAACGTCATCCCCGGCTACATCGAGGCGCTGGAACGCCAGCGCGAGGCCCACGTGCGCCTGCGCGACGCGATCGCCAAGGGCGAGAGCCTGGACGCCGGCAAGCGCACAGTCGAAGAGCAGAAGAAGGCGGCCGAGGCCAGCGTGCAGATCTGGCGCCAGAAGTCCGGCGAGATCACGGACGCGCTGATCGGCGGCTTCAGCTCGGTCAAGTCGTGGATCCAGCGCGAGTTTGGCAACCTGGTGCTGCGGCCCTTCATTTCCCCAATCGCTGAAGCGACCAGCAGCTTCCTCGGGTATGGCGGCAAGGCGGTGAACGCGGCCGGCGTGGCCAACAATGGTTACAGCCTGTGGAGCAACTACTTTGGCAGCGGCGCAACGGCACCAGGCGGGGCGTACTACAACTTTGCGACGAGCGGGTTTGGTCAGTCGATCGGGCTGAGCAACGCGGCCCCCATCATCGGGAACAACATCAGCGCCTATGCGCCCGCCGGCACGCAACTGGCGGGGGCCGGCTCGGCGGCCAGTGGGTTTGCCGGCGCGGCTGCGTCGGCCGGTGCCATCGCGATCATCGTCAGCGCGGCGATCGACATGTACCGGGACACCAAGGGCGAGAAGCGCTCGGGTGGGGCCTACGGCTACGACGCGTCGACCGGCAGGACGAGCTTCCTGTCTGGGCCATCAGGAGGTGACCCCGCTGCTGACGCCAACCAGCTGCTGATCGGCGGCGTGGGCGCCGGCATCAACGCGACGCTGGCCGCGATCGGCAGCAACGTGCGGCTGGCCTCCTTCCAGGGGGCCTACGAGACCAGTGATGTGGGTCGCGGCGGGGTCTACTCCGGTGGCCGGCTGAGCAACGGTGTGGCCTTTGGTGAGAGCGGCGAAGGCACCAACTACGGGTGGACCAGCCCCTTCGACTCGAAATACCAGCAATGGAACAACAGCATCAATCCGACGCTGCTGGCCTTGACTGGTTTCACCGGCCGCGAAAACGACATGAGCGGCACGCCGGAGGATCTGGCGGTAGACGTGCAGCGGTCGCTGATCGAAGTGATCCAGGCGAGCGTGAACCTGATCCCGACGATCGTCGCCGAGCAGTACACGGTGACCGGTGCGGTGTCCAACGGCCAGACCGGCGAGAACCAGGTGTACACGCCTGGCGATATCACCGCGACGCGCTACCTGCGCAAGTATGACGAGGCCACCAAGGCCGCGATCCGTGAGGCCGGCACGCTGCCCAAGCGCATCGCGGACCTGGTGCTGGACTTTGACCCCGAGTTGGCGTCGGCCGAAGCCGTTACCGACGTCGCGACGAAGATCGGCACGCTGACCAGCAACGTGACCGCGTTCCGCCAGATCGTCAACAGCTCGCTGGTGCCGGTGCAGCAGCTCAAGGACGCGTCATTTGACATGGCGGCCTCGCTGATCGAGCAGTCCGGCAGCGCCGAGAAGTTCGCCTCAGACTGGTCTTCGTTCATCGCCAACTACTACACCGACGCGGAGAAGTCGGCCGCCTCGCTGGAGGCTGTAACTCAGGCCATGACGGAGCTGGGCTACGGATCCATCACCACGCGTGAGGAGTTCCGCGAGGCCTACCTGGCGATCGACAAGACCACGGAGGCCGGAGCCAAGCTGTCGGCCCAGCTGCTGGCCCTGAATCCGGCCTTTGCAGCCACGCACAACACGGTCGACGCGCTCAAGGAACGGCTCAAGGGCCTGAACGACGCGGCGAGCTTGTTCTTTGCCGGCGTCGATGCCCAGGCACAGACGGCGACGCTGTCTTCTGACGCCACGGCCGGCATCGACAAGTTCCTTGGCTCGGTTTCGCAGTCCGCGGACTCGGTCGCCCGGCAGCAGATCGCATCGGCCAATGCGGCGGTCGAGGCCGCGCGCGAGGCGGCCAACCAGTGGCGATCGGCGCAGGCGACCATTGAATCCGCGATCAAGAGCATTCGCGACGAAGGCCTGCAGCTGGCGACCCCACAGGCCAGCTACGCCTATACCAAGGCCAACCTGGCCCAGCAGACCACGGCCGCTCTGAATGGCGATGCCGGCGCCGCTGATGCGGTTGCCGACGCGGCCAAGGAGTTCATTGCCGCCAGCGCCAGCAAGTCGGTCGACCGCATTGAGTACCTGCGGGACCGGGCTCTCGCTCAGATCCAGTTGACCTCGGTCTTGGACAAGGCCAAGGCACAGGTGACCGTGCAGGAAGCGATCGCGGCAGCCGGCGAGCAGACCGTGGCCCAGCTCGAAGCGTTGAACGTCAATCTGACCGGCTTTGCTGGCCAGGTGTACGAGCTACTGTCAAAGGGCTACGCAGGTGCTGACCGCGACACGGCGACGGCGGCGGCCGACAAGCTGGCCAAGGCGACCACGGACTTCGCTTATTGGTTCTCGACCATGTCCGAGGGCGACGTGACCACGGGCGGGCAATGGGGCTCCGGGAAGTGGACACGGCTTGGCGGCGACATGGCCTCGTACATGGGCGCGGACGGCTCCACGACCTATCTGCGCGCCACGGACACGATCCTGGAGGCGGCCAAGCGCAGCCCCGAACTCAGGGCCATCTGGGAACAGCAGTACGGCCTGCGGCTTCCGAGTTACAGCGGGGGCTCGGCTGGCCTGCCCAGCGATGGCCCGGTGATGGCCCACAAGGGCGAAAAGATCATCGATCCGATGTCGTCGGCGATCCTGAACCGCTACGGCATTCAGGTGAGAACGACCGGCGGTGGTGGTGATGACGGGGCGCTGCTTGTCGAGTTTCGCGCCATGCGTTTGGCCTATGAGGCGGACAAGAAGGAACGAGAGCAAATGGCCAAGGACCTCAAGGAAGTTCGAGAGACGCTTGATTGGTTGATGCGCAACGGCTGGGCTGTTTACACCCAGCCGGGCCAACTTGTGAGGACGGAGGCGGCATGA
- a CDS encoding DUF1799 domain-containing protein, with protein MQLFMSSATQWVVLVGMGGVHYQGLDYSKVRAVADWMGLTPGKELLWQLRVLEDEARGVLNG; from the coding sequence ATGCAGCTCTTCATGAGCAGCGCCACTCAATGGGTGGTGCTGGTGGGCATGGGGGGCGTGCACTACCAGGGGCTGGACTACAGCAAGGTCAGAGCGGTGGCGGACTGGATGGGCCTGACACCCGGGAAAGAGCTGCTGTGGCAGCTGCGGGTACTGGAGGACGAGGCGCGGGGCGTGCTGAACGGCTGA